The genomic window CCCCCCGGACGCCTGCTCGATGGCCGAGCAGGCGTGAAACGGAGCGATCGTGTCGTACGAGAACTCTGCCGTCAGCGCGGCGGCACCCACTCGCCACCAGCGGCTGCTGACCTGGGTCAGCGAGATCGCGGAGCTCACCCAGCCGGACCGCGTCGAGTGGTGCGACGGCTCGGAGGAGGAGTACCAGCGCCTCGCCGACCTGCTCGTCGCCCAGGGCACCTTCAAGAAGCTCAACGAGCAGAAGCGGCCCAACTCCTACTACGCCGCCTCCGACCCGAGCGACGTCGCGCGCGTCGAGGACCGCACCTTCATCTGCTCCGAGCAGGAGAAGGACGCGGGCCCCACCAACCACTGGAAGGCGCCCGCCGAGATGCGGGAGATCTTCAGCGGCCGGGACGGGCTGTTCCGGGGCGCGATGAAGGGCCGCACGATGTACGTCGTGCCGTTCTCGATGGGCCCGGTCGGCTCGCCGCTGGCCGCCTACGGCGTCGAGATCACCGACTCCGCCTACGTCGCCGTGTCGATGCGCGTGATGACCCGCATGGGCCAGGCCGTGCTCGACCAGCTCGGCGAGGACGGCGAGTTCGTCAAGGCCGTGCACACCGTGGGCGCCCCGCTCACCGAGGGCCAGGCGGACGTGCCGTGGCCGTGCAACACCACCAAGTACATCTCGCACTTCCCGGAGACCCGCGAGATCTGGTCCTTCGGCTCCGGCTACGGCGGCAACGCCCTGCTGGGCAAGAAGTGCTACGCGCTGCGCATCGCCTCCACCATGGCGCGCGACGAGGGCTGGCTGGCCGAGCACATGCTCGTCCTCAAGCTCACCGCGCCGAACGGTGAGGTCAAGTACGTCACCGCCGCCTTCCCGAGCGCCTGCGGCAAGACCAACCTCGCCATGCTCCAGCCCACCATCCCGGGCTGGAAGGTCGAGACGATCGGCGACGACATCGCCTGGATGCGCTTCGGCGCCGACGGGCGGCTCTACGCGATCAACCCGGAGGCCGGCTTCTTCGGCGTCGCCCCGGGTACCGGCGTGGACACCAACGCCAACGCGATCGACACGCTGTACGGCAACACCGTCTTCACCAACGTCGCGCTGACCGACGACGGCGACGTCTGGTGGGAGGGCCTGACGGAGGAGCCGCCGGCCCACCTGACCGACTGGCGCGGCAACGACTGGACGCCGGCCAGCCAGACCCCGGCCGCCCACCCGAACGCGCGCTTCGCCGTGCCGGCCGCGCAGTGCCCGACCATCGCCCCCGAGTGGGAGGACCCGGCGGGTGTGCCGATCTCGGCCATCCTGTTCGGCGGCCGCCGCGCCACCGCCGTCCCGCTGGTCACCGAGTCCTTCGACTGGCAGCACGGCGTCTTCCTGGGCTCCAACATCGCCTCGGAGAAGACCGCCGCCGCCGAGGGCACCGTGGGCGAGCTGCGCCGCGACCCGTTCGCGATGCTGCCCTTCTGCGGCTACAACATGGGCGACTACTTCGCCCACTGGCTCAAGCTCGGCGCGGCCGCCGACGCGGCCAAGCTGCCGAAGATCTACTACGTCAACTGGTTCCGCAAGAACGCCGAGGGCACGTTCGTCTGGCCGGGCTACGGCGAGAACAGCCGCGTGCTGAAGTGGATCGTCGAGCGCCTGCAGGGCACCGGCGAGGGCGTGGAGACGCCGATCGGCGTGCTGCCGGCCAAGGACGCGCTCGACCTGGACGGCCTGGACCTCTCGGCGGAGGACCTGGAGCTGCTGCTCTCGGTCGACAACGAGATCTGGCGCCAGGAGGCCGCGCTGATCCCGGCCCACCTGGAGCTGTTCGGCGACCACACGCCCACCGAGCTGTGGGACGAGTACCAGGCCCTGCTCAAGCGCCTGGGCTGAGCCCGCGAGGGCTCCTGCGACCAGGTCCGGCCGCCGCTGCGGAGTGGCGCGGCGGCCGGACCTCTGACGTCAGCGCCGTACGGCCGCGGTCCCCGGGCCGGCGACCTCCCCGTCCGGGGGTCGTCGGGCCGGGGACCGCGGCCGTTCCGACATCCGTGCCTACGGCTGGACGTACCCCGCCAGGAAGTCGCCGATCCGGGTCACCGCGTCCTCGATCTCCTCCGGGCGCGGCAGCGTGACCAGCCGGAAGTGGTCCGGCTCCGGCCAGTTGAAGCCGCTGCCCTGGACGATCAGGATCCGCTGGGCGCGCAGCAGATCGAGCACCATCTGCGCGTCGTCCTTGATCTTGTAGACCGAGGGGTCGAGCCGCGGGAACGCGTACAGCGCGCCCTTCGGCTTCACGCAGCTGACGCCGGGGATCTCGTTGAGCAGCCGGTACGCGGCGTCGCGCGACTCCAGCAGCCGGCCGCCGGGCAGCAGCAGGTCCTTGACCGACTGCCGGCCGCCGAGCGCGGCCGCCACCGCGTGCTGCGCGGGCATGTTGGCGCAGAGCCGCATGCTGGCCAGCACGTGCAGGCCCTCGATGTAGCTCTGGGCGCGGCCCCGGTCGCCGGAGAGCACCATCCAGCCGGAGCGGAAGCCGGCCACCCGGTAGGCCTTGGACATGCCGTTGAAGGTGACGCAGAACAGGTCGGGCGCCAGCGTGGCCAGCGGCACGTGCTCCACGCCGTCGTAGAGGATCTTGTCGTAGATCTCGTCCGCGTAGATCACCAGCTGGTGCCGGCGGGCGATCTCCACGATCCCCTCGAGCACCTCGCGCGGGTAGACCGCACCGGTGGGGTTGTTGGGGTTGATCACCACGATCGCCCGGGTCCGGTCGGTGACCTTGGACTCGATGTCCGCCAGGTCCGGGTACCACTCGGCCTGTTCGTCGCAGCGGTAGTGCACGGCGGTGCCGCCGGCCAGGCTGACCGAGGCCGTCCACAGCGGGTAGTCCGGCGCGGGGACGAGCACCTCGTCGCCGTCGTTCAGCAGCGCGTTCATGGCGAGCTGGATCAGCTCGGAGACGCCGTTGCCGAGGAAGACGTCCTCCACGCTCAGCCCGTGCAGCCCGCGCTCCTCGTAGCTCATCACCACGGCGCGGCGCGCGGAGAGCAGGCCCTTGGAGTCGCCGTAGCCGTGCGCGGTGGAGAGGTTGCGCAGGATGTCCTGGAGGATCTCCGGCGGCGCCTCGAAGCCGAACGCGGCGGGGTTGCCGGTGTTCAGCTTGAGGATGCGATGCCCCTGGTCCTCCAGTCGCATCGCCTCGTCGAGCACCGGACCCCGGATGTCGTAGCAGACATGGGCGAGCTTGCTGGACTGGATGACCTGCATCCCGTCACTGTACGGCGCCCGGGTGTGCGCCCGCGCGTGTTCTTGACCACGCGGTCGGCGGTCACCCAGTGCCCGGCCCGCGCGTCACGGCACCGGCAGTGCGTAGAACGAGCGTCCCAGGGCCGCGTAGAGCAGCGCGTTCTGCGCGTCGGCGTCGAGCCGCCAGCCGGTCGCGAACCGCGAATCCGGCGCGAACACCCCGTCCACGCGCCGTCGGCGCAGATCCACCCGGTAGAGCTGATTCGACGCGCCCGGCACGAAGAGGCTGTCGTTCACCACCAGAGCGGGCTCCGCGGCGGGCGGCCCGGGCAGTGCGCAGGACCAGCGCTGGGCGCCGCTCGACGCGTCGAACGCGTACACCAGCGGCGGCCCGCAGGTGGCGAGCACCAGGCCGCGGTAGGGGGCGGGCGCCGCCCACGGCCCGCCGGCCCCCCGCGGCAGTGCGGCCTGCCACAGCTCGCTGCCGTCCGCGTTGGCCAGCGCTTGCAGGGTCGCCTCGTCCTGCCCGATCGGCAGGTAGAGCTGGTCGATCTCGGGGACCATCCAGCTGGTGCGCTTGGTCGTACTGGTCTCCGGGTCGGATGCGCTGGTCGCCGGGAACTGCCACAGCGCGCCGCCCTGCAGCGGGTCGACCAGCGTCACGTAGCCGGAGCTCGCCGCGGCGAAGACCAGTGCACCGGTCTGCGAGTGACCGAGGCAGGCGGAGTCACTGGCGAAGATCGTGCCGCTCCGGATGATCTTTTCGGAGAAGGCCCACTTGACCGCGTGGTTGCCGAGCGAGAGCGCGAACCAGGAGTACCGGGTGGGCGGGCCGCTGTCCGACAGCACCGGGCCGCCGCCGTACAGCGCGTAGTCGTTGGCCAGCACCAGCGTCTGCGGCAGGACGGTGCCGACCTGGGTGGCCAGCTGGCCCGGGGGCCAGGTGGGGGTGCCGTCGGGGTTCCGGGTGGCGTTGGCGGTGTTCCAGTTCTGGGAGCCGTCGGCGGTGTTGAAGCAGTAGATGGTGCTGCCGGCCAGCGCCAGGGTCAGCGGACCGCTCACCACGGGATCGCTGAGCGGGGCGTCGGGCGCCGTGAACGACCAGGCGACCACCCCGCTGGTGCCGCCCACGGCGATCAGCTGGCCGTCGGAGGTGTAGACCAGCATGTCGTTCGCGGGCGAGGGGGCGAACTGCGGCTGCAGGTTGTCCGTGATGTCGCTGCTGTGCACCCAGAGCCGCTGCAGTTGCCCGACGGGCGGTGCGGCGAGCGGGGTACGGCCCGGGCGGCCCAGCGCCGCCCAACTCAGCGCGCCCGCGGCCGTGGTGGCGGCGGCGCCGGCGAGCAGCGCGGTGCGGCGGGAGAGCGTGGCGGGCGGGCGCGGCGGGGTGCTCACCGGCGCGGCGGCGGGCGGCGCTCCGGGGGCGGGGTCGGGGGCTTCGGCCGCGGCGGATGCGGGGTGCTCACCGGCGGGGGAGGGGCCGGCGGTGCCCGCGCCGGGGTCCCGTTCCCCGCTGGTGTTCCGTCCCGCACCGGTGAGCACCCCGCCGAGCTGGGCCAGCGCCCGGCCGAGCCCGGATCCGGCCCGCCCGCCGGGGTGCAGGTAGCCGTCCGCCGCCTGGAGCTGGTCCGCCACGACTGCCCGGGTCGCCGCCGGCAGCCAGGTCGGCAGGTATTCGAGCGTCGCCCCGGCCTCGTCCGGCAGCAGCCGTCGGCGTACCGCCCGGGCGATCGGCCGGTCGATCGGATCGCGGGAGAGCAGGTCGCGCAGCAGCGGCCGCAGGCCGGCCGGCACCGCGCGCAGGTCCGGGCCGTGGCCGGTGAGCCGGTCGAACCGCCCGGCGAGGGTGCCCGGTCTGCTCCGGTGCGGCGGGCCGGGATGCGGGCGGTGGCCGGTGGCGGCGTAGTAGAGCACCGCGCCCAGCGCGTACAGGTCCCCGGCCGGCCCGGCCCGGAAGCCCGCCGCCGCCTCGGGGGCCAGGTAGCCGGGCGTGCCGATCACCGCGCCGGTGCGGGTCAGGGCGGGCGCCCCGGCGGCGCGGGCGATGCCGAAGTCGATCACCCGCGGCCCGGTGGCGGTCACCAGCACGTTGGCGGGCGTCAGATCGCGGTGCGCCAGCCCCGCCGCGTGGATCGCGGTGAGCGCCTCGGCCAGCCCGGCGCCCAGCCGGCGCACCGTCCGCTCCGGCAGCGCCCCGACCTGCTCCACCAGCTCGCGCAGTGCCACGCCGCGGACGAACTCGGTGGCCAGCCAGGGTGGTTCGGCCTCCGGGTCGGCCGCGAGCAGCGCCGCCACGTACGGGCTGCTGACCGCGCCGGCGGCCGTCACCTCGGCCCGGAACCGGGGCCGGTAGTCGCGCCCCCGCGCGTAGTCGGCGTCCACCACCTTGACCGCGACGGCCCGGACCGGACCCGGCCCCTCGCCCTCGCTCGGCCGCCCCAGGTAGACCCGGCCCATGCCGCCGGAACCGAGCCGGGCCAGCAGCCGGTACGGCCCGATGGCCTGCGGATCCTGCGGCCCGAGTGGCTGCAGCCCCATGCGTGTGGTCCCCCGTGCGTCCTCGGTGACGATCGGTCAGATCACTACTGTGGTGGGCGCGCGCCCCGCTGGGAAGACCAACAGCGGTGTGCGCGGGCGCAGTCCGGGCCGTCGTGATTGGCGGTGGCGTGCGCAGGGGAGGAGCACCGGCATGATCGGTCTGATCCTCGGCACGCTGGCCGGCGCCGCCGCCGCGCCGGTCCTGCGCGCCGCCGCCACCCGCCACGCGGTGCCCGCCGGCGAGCCGCCGCGCACCTGCCGCTGCGCGCGGGCCCGCCGGTGGCTGCCGCCGACCGGCCGCTGCCCGGGGTGCGCCGAGCTCTCCGGCCCGCCGCCGCTGGCCGTGGAGGTCGTCGCGGTGGGGGTGGGCCTGGCCGTCGGCACGGCGGCGAGCTGGCCGATCGGGCTGCTGCTGGCCTGGGTCGGCCTGTTCGGCGTGGTGCTCGCCTTCGTCGACGCCGCGGTGCACCGCCTGCCGGACGCGCTGACCCTGCCGCTGGCCGCCGGCACCGCCGTCCTGCTCCTCGGCACCGGCTTCCGGCACGGCGACGTCCTGCTCCGCTGCCTGCTGGCCGCCCTCGTGCTCGGCCTGGTCTACTGGTCGCTGGCCGCACTCGGCCCGATGGGCCTGGGCGACGCCAAACTCGCCCCGACCCTGGGCGCGTTGCTCGCCTGGTACGGCTGGCGCTGGGTGCTGGACGGCGCCTTCGCGGGCTTCCTGCTCGCCGCCTGCTGGGGGCTGGCCCTGCTGCTGACCCGCCGGGCCAGACCCAAGGACCCGCTGCCGTTCGGGCCGTGCATGCTGCTCGGGGCGCTGCTGACGGTGCTGGCGGCGAGCTGAGCGGCGGGCCGTCGGTGGTGCGGCGGGCCGGGGCCGGCCCGCCGCACCAGGCGTGGCGGGTAGTGGTCAGCCGCAGTCGGTGGTGATCGAGGCCACCCGGTGGCCGTCGAGCTCGTGGTCGCCGGAACCGGCGAGCTCCTGCTCCTCGCCCGCGAACTTCGGCTGGTTGTTGAGGCGGATGACGCAGCCGAAGTCGTCGGGCACCGGGTTGCGGGCGGAGAGCGGGTGGATGGGCGGTTCGATGTCGTCCCGGTCGGGGAACTGGAAGCCCTCGTCCGTCACATGCGCGTCCTCGGCGAAGAGCAGCCGGCCGGTCTGGTACTCCCCCTCCCAGAGGCAGAAGTAGCCCTCCTTGCACACCTGTGCCGAGGGACCGGCGTCGGCGCGGGTGGTGGCGGACGCGGCGTTGGCCGACAGGCCCACGGCGGCCACGGCGATGACGGCCAGACGGAAGCGGCGATGACGCATGGGGACTCCGTTCATCGGGGGCGCCACGGGCAGTCACCACGTGGCCACTGCATGCTATCGATGGTGTACGGAGAGTCAGGCTCCCCTGTGCGCGTTTCGGACATCGTCGCGGGCACCGGGGCGTCCCTCGGGGGTCCTCCTCAGGGGCGTTCCAGGGTTGTACCCGATACCCGGCAGGGGCGCCGCGCCGACAGGATGTACCCGTACCGAACACCAGTTGACGCATCCTCAGTCGGAGTCCTTGATGAACACCCTCGTCCGTCGCATCGCCACCCTGAGCCTGGCCTGTTCCGCGCTGGTCGCCACCACCGCGGCGGGCGGGGCGACGGCCTTTGCGGACGCACCCGCCTCCTCGGGCGGCGCGCCGGTCTCCACGCCCGGCTTCCCCGCGCTGGACCCGGCCGCGCTCCAGGCGGCCATCGACATCCGCCCCGGCGACCAGGCGGCGGGCGCCATCGCCCGGGTCGCCGAGCCGGGCCAGCTGTGGCGCGGCGCCTCCGGCGACACCGTGACCGGCCGCAGCGTCGCGGACAACGCGCACTTCCACATCGGCAGCATCTCGAAGACCTTCGAGACCGTGGTGATCCTGCAGCTGGCGCAGGAGGGCCGGATCGACCTGGACCAGAGCGTGCAGTCGTACCTGCCCGGCCTGCTCCCGGACCGCTACGCCCCGATCACCGTCCGGGAACTGCTCAACATGACCAGCGGCCTGCCGGACGTCTTCGAGGGCGCACCGGCGCTGACCGCGGACCAGCAGATCGCCGACCACCTCCAGTACCGCACCTTCGACGACGAGATCGAGGGCACCCTGCGGCCCACCGACCGCCCCTGGCCGACCGCGCACTTCGCGCCCGGCACCGAGCAGGAGTACAACTCGCTCGGCTTCCGGATCGGCGGCGCGCTGATCGAGCACATCACCGGCAACTCGTACCGGGACGAGGTCACCAGCCGCATCCTCGACCCGCTGCACCTGGACCAGACCTCGGTGCCCGAGGACGACCCGACCATGCCCAGGCCCTACCTGCACGGCTACCTCACCAACAGCGCCGGCCAGCCCGTCGACGTCAGCGAGCAGGGCGGCGACCCGTCCAACATGATCTCCACCCCGGCCGACCTGGACCACTTCATCAGCGCACTCTTCAAGGGCCAACTGCTGCCGCCCGCCCAGCTGAACGAGATGTTCACGCTGCCCAAGGGCCCCGACGGCAAGCCCGTCCCGTACACCGACACCTTCAACTGCGCCGTCGCCGGCAAGCCCGGCCCGGCCTGCTTCGGCGCGGGCCTGATGTCCATCCCGCTGCCGAACGGCCAGACGCTGTGGGGCAAGACGGGCCACGACTACGGCTACGTCAACGGGATGTTCGCGACGCGTGACCTCTCGCTGCGCGCGGTGTTCTCGGTCTCCAGCACGGCGGTCAACAACGGCGGCCCCTCAGCGGTGTCGGACCGCCTGCTGGGCGCGGTGCTGGCCCCGGGGGCGGGTGGGAAGTGAGGGCCGGGTCAGCGCTCGGTGTAGCCGGGGAGGGCGCGGAGCTGGGCGATCAGGTCGTCGCGGGCGGTGCGTTCGTGGTGGGGGACGAGGCGCAGGGCATCGATGGTCGCGGAAAGAAAGACGCCGGGGGCGAGGAAGACGATGCTGAGGATGTAGACGAGAAGGGGAAGAGCGAGCAGGTTGCGGATGGCCCTGCTCGGGGGCTTCCGGAGGCCGGGGAAGGGGAGTTCGCGGCTGAAGAAGGCCATCCGGAAGCCTTCGATGGTGGCGAGGACCCCGAAGGCCACGACCCCCCACCACTCCGCGCCGAAGCGGGTCGTGTGGGGGTCGTCCACGAGGATCAACTTGTACATCAGGAGTGACACGGCCATCGCTCCCGCCGCCAAGGCAAGGATGATCACACGGGCTGCCCAGTAGCGCCAGCGGCGCAGGTACCAACCGAGGCCGACCCCGGGGATCGAGAGCAGCGTCACGCCGTCGGGGAGATGCGGCAGGTGTACGCGTTCCCAGGACGGTGGGACGGCCTTGTCGCGCTTGCGCATGTGCTGATCCTTGCGTGGGGGCGTCAGAAAATACCGTGCCAGAGCTTCTTGCCCAGGTGGTCCACATTCCCGGCCAGGCTGCCGAGGTCGGAGACGGTCTTGGCCGCACTGTGGCCGATGCCGTCGCCGATACCGCCCAGGACGCCGTCCTTGTGGATGTCCTCGTCCCAGTGTTCGTGGAAGAGGTTGGAGGTCAGGTCGCCGACGCCGACGCAGACCGCGCCACCGAACACTGCACCGACCGCCACGCCGGTGACGGTAGCACCGGCGAAGCCGGCAGCCGCGATCGCGCCGCCGACGAACGCGCCGGCCGCAGAGCCGACCGCGAGGCTGCCGAGGTTGGCCAAGGCGTTCTCCGGTACGGCCTCGTACCAGGGCATGCCCTTCTGTATGTCGTCCCGGGCCCCCAGGTAAGTGCCGGCACCGGCGGCCACGTAGTCCAGCACCGGGATGTCGCCCGCGAACTTGACGGTCTTCTCAAGGAGGTCGGATTCCGCCGTGGCGCGGGCCTCTGAGGTCAGCCCGGTCATGAACGTTGATGCCCGGACGTCCACCTCGCTCGACAGCGGGAACCTGCTCTCCACCTTTTCCGCTGCCGCGAGGTCCGTCTGCGCACTCGCCAGCTCCACACGCGCATTGTGCAGAGCGTCCTTGACGTCCTTCGGCATCGCGATGTTCGGATTGGGGCGCGCGTTCTTCGCTTTGACCCAGGCGGTCTTGGCCGCCGCCGCGTCCTTGCTCAGCTTCTCGACCTGCTCGTTGACCGTCTTGCTGTACGCGGACGGAACCGCCCACAGCCCGCGCAGGTAGTCGCCGACGGTGACCTTGTCGCTGGTGGTCAGCGAGCTGCCGCCGCTGCCGGGCGGTGCGATCTGCTGGTAGATCTGCTGCAGCTGGCCGGCCGCGTCGACCCGGGCGTCCTCGGCGAGCTGCATGCTCTGCGCCCACAACGTCGCGTACTCGCCCGCAACGGCTTCGCTGGCCGTGCCCGCGCCCGCGCCCGTGCCCGCGGCCTCGGCCGGGGTCGGCGGCCCGACGGTGGGCGCGGCGGCGGGTGGCTTGCCGTCGGCGCCGATGGCCACGCCCGCCTTGCGGGCCTGGTCGGCGCCGTCCTCCAGGGCCGACTCGATCGAGGCGAGGTTGACGGCCAGGGTGTCGATCACGTCGCCGGCCGAGGAGATCACGCTCTCCAGCGCCTTGGCCGCCATCGAGTCGGTGCCCCAGGCCTGTTGGAACGCCGAGGCGGCGCTCCCGGTCCAGCCGGCGTCGTGGGCGACCTTGGTCACGCTGGTGTCCAGGAAGGTGACGGCTTCGTCGATCTGCGGCGCGTAGCCGTACAGCGTCCCCGCGAGGGCGGAGAGGCCGTGGATGTCGCCTCCCACCCAGGTGTTCGCGAACGCCTTGAGCGCCGATGGCGTTTTGGCGGCCATGTCTCTCCCCCGTCCGCTCAGTTGAGCTTGGTGATCTTGCTGGGATTGCTCAGGTCGTCGTAGAGCTCCCGCACCGACACTTCGCACTTCTGGTAGTTGTCGTGTGCCGTCCGGAGCTTGTCGCCGTGGTTGCCGATGGTGCCCGCAACGGCGAGGTGCAGGCCGCCGATCGCCTCCAGCACGCACTGCAGCATCCCGTTGACGGCCTCGCTGCCGCCGTCGGGGCGGAGTGGGCCGTCGGTGGGGATGATCGCCGCGAAGCTCTGCGCCTCCCGGTGGAAGGTGTCGGACGCGCCCTGGAGGTCGTCCAGGACCACGGTGTACTGCCCGCTCATCGCATGCCCCCCTGATACCGGGCCAGGTCCGCCTCGTTCCAGCGCCAGGCCCCCTCGGCCACCACCGGGTCCAGCTCCACCTCGGTGACGCCCGCTGCCGCCATGACGGCGCGCACCGCCCGCAGTGGCGCCTGCGCCCAGGGCTGTGCCGGACCGAGCGCCGCCACCAGCAGCTCCAGCGTGCTGAAGACCGGGAGGACCTGCCGTCCGTCGGGGTAGCGGCGGACCTCGTACAGGAGCTCCCGGCGTCCCTCGCGGATGATCGGCCGGGCGGGCGCGTAGACCAGTTCGGGCAGCCAGTCGCCGACGTACGCGGGTGGCGCCACACTCCGTACCGGCTGTTCCGGGTCGGGAATCGACACGGCCTTCTCCTACCGTCGATGTCGCCGTCGGGGCCCCGCGCATCACGCGGGGTCCGGGCTGATCACCAGATAGTAGTCACCAACTCTGACAATGGGAGGGGGCGGGCTGGACATGGGGGAGCGGGAGGATGAGGGCATGGTCGAGTCCCAGATGCCTGAACGTCACGTCAAGCTGCTGGAGTACGCGCGAAGCCTGACGCCACCTTCGGGCTGGAAGATCGAGGCGTCCGGCAACCAGATCACCATCACGGTCGCGCCATCGGTGATCCATCAGCGCAACCTGCAGATCGTCCGGGAGCAGTTCGACGCCCATCGCCCCGCGGAGCTGATGCCGAGCGAGAACACCGACCTGGCCTCGCCGGCCGTCGGCAAGCTGCGCAACCCGGATCTCACGTACATCCCGATCGCCGTGGTCGAGAGCGGCGGCAACGAGGTGCCGGCGGAGCTGGCCGCGATCGCGGTCGAGATCGTCTCCCCGTCGAACCCGGAGAACGACCTGGTGGGCAAGGTCCGCGACTACCCGCTGATGCGTATTCCGCTCTACCTGCTGATCGACCCCCGGGAGGGCCGGATCACGCTCTACTCCGAGCCCTCCGGCGGGGTGTACCACCGGCAGTGGAACGGCAAGTTCGGCGACACCGTGCCCGTCCCGGAGCCGTTTTCCTTCGATCTCGCCACCAGCCAGCTGATCGCCTACCCGAACTGACGACACGACTGCCGGGACGACCGTGCGTCCCTCACGCGCGGCAGCGCAGCATCACCAGCGGGGGATTGGCGAGGCAGTCGGCCCAGAAGTCCGCGCCGTACGTGCGCAGGCCGCCGTCGGAGACGCCCAGCGGGACCCAGGCCAGCTCACTGAATCCGGCTGCCCGCAGGCTCGCTTCGTAGACCTCGCGGCGCGGGCAGGTGGATTCGAAGGAGATCGGCGGGTCGAGCAGTGCCGTGATCCGTACGCGCGGTCCCATCTCGGCCTTCTCGCCGGTCAGTTCGGCGCGGAAGCCGTACTTGTCCAGAGGCGGCCCGTCGAAGCCGTAGTCGGGCGTCTGGTTGAGGAGGAAGAACTTGCCACCAGGGACGAGGCTTTGGTGCACGTGGCGGCACATCCGCTCCATGGTGGCGGCGTCCGGCGCGTAGTTGAGCAGCTGCACCGCCGTGGCGACGTCGAAGCGCCGTCCGAGCGGCGGCAGTTCGGCGATGTCGCCCACCTCGTACCGCACGCCCAGCGGATCGCGCTGCTCGAACTCCACGGCGGCGGCGACCATGACCTCGGAGATGTCGATGCCGAGCACCTCGGCGGCGCCACGCCGCTTGAACTCGCGACTGTAGAAGCCGGTGCCGGAGGCCAGGTCGAGGACCGCCTTGTCGCGCACGTCCCCGACCAAGGCCAGGAAGCCGGGCACCTCCCCGTACTGTGCCAGCGGCAGGGCCTTGAAGCCCTCGAACGCCTCACCGATCTCGTCGTACTGCTGCACACTCACGATGCTGCCCTCCCTTGTCCTGCCGGGTCGTTGGGGTGCCACCCATCAAACACAGGGGGTGCGCAGCCGGGCCATGAGGGGATCGCACCGGTCGTTCGACGCGGCCGGTCCGACGGGCTGTGGGTTCTCACCAGCCCGCTCCGGTTGTCGTCGCGGCACCGCACGGTGCGCGATGATGCCGGGATGGAGATGACCAACGAGGGTGGCAGGCCGGCCGAGCTGCGTCGGCGGACCGATCGCATGGTGGAGCAGCTCGGGAGGCTGGTATCCGTCGAGACCCCGTCGGAGGACGTCGCCGCCTGCGCCGCCGGGGCGCACGCCGTCTCCCAGCTGGGCAAGGAAGTCCTGGGCGAGCCGGGCGAGTTCGTCGAGGTCGACGGCCGGACCCAGCTGCGCTGGCGGTGGCCCGCGCCTCCCGGGGGCGCCACCGTCGCCCTGATCGGGCACTTCGACACGGTCTGGCCGCTGGGCACGCTGGAGCGCTGGCCGTTCGCCGTGGACGAGGCGGCCGGCACCGCCACGGGCCCGGGCTGCTTCGACATGAAGGCCGGCATCGTTCAGCTCTTCCACGCCGTCTCGGTGCTGGACGACCGGGCGGGGGTCGAGATCCTGCTGACCTCCGACGAGGAGATCGGGTCCTACAGCAGCCGGCAGCTGATCGAGGACCTGGGCCGGCGGTCCGCCGCCGCGCTCATCCTCGAAGGCTCGGGGCGCGGCGCGCTGAAGACCGGGCGCAAGGGCACCGGCATGTACCGGCTGGAGGTGGCGGGCCGCGCCGCGCACGCGGGCCTGGAACCGGAG from Kitasatospora sp. NBC_01250 includes these protein-coding regions:
- a CDS encoding class I SAM-dependent methyltransferase, translated to MSVQQYDEIGEAFEGFKALPLAQYGEVPGFLALVGDVRDKAVLDLASGTGFYSREFKRRGAAEVLGIDISEVMVAAAVEFEQRDPLGVRYEVGDIAELPPLGRRFDVATAVQLLNYAPDAATMERMCRHVHQSLVPGGKFFLLNQTPDYGFDGPPLDKYGFRAELTGEKAEMGPRVRITALLDPPISFESTCPRREVYEASLRAAGFSELAWVPLGVSDGGLRTYGADFWADCLANPPLVMLRCRA
- a CDS encoding DUF6317 family protein; this encodes MSGQYTVVLDDLQGASDTFHREAQSFAAIIPTDGPLRPDGGSEAVNGMLQCVLEAIGGLHLAVAGTIGNHGDKLRTAHDNYQKCEVSVRELYDDLSNPSKITKLN
- a CDS encoding serine hydrolase domain-containing protein yields the protein MNTLVRRIATLSLACSALVATTAAGGATAFADAPASSGGAPVSTPGFPALDPAALQAAIDIRPGDQAAGAIARVAEPGQLWRGASGDTVTGRSVADNAHFHIGSISKTFETVVILQLAQEGRIDLDQSVQSYLPGLLPDRYAPITVRELLNMTSGLPDVFEGAPALTADQQIADHLQYRTFDDEIEGTLRPTDRPWPTAHFAPGTEQEYNSLGFRIGGALIEHITGNSYRDEVTSRILDPLHLDQTSVPEDDPTMPRPYLHGYLTNSAGQPVDVSEQGGDPSNMISTPADLDHFISALFKGQLLPPAQLNEMFTLPKGPDGKPVPYTDTFNCAVAGKPGPACFGAGLMSIPLPNGQTLWGKTGHDYGYVNGMFATRDLSLRAVFSVSSTAVNNGGPSAVSDRLLGAVLAPGAGGK
- a CDS encoding SAV_915 family protein codes for the protein MSIPDPEQPVRSVAPPAYVGDWLPELVYAPARPIIREGRRELLYEVRRYPDGRQVLPVFSTLELLVAALGPAQPWAQAPLRAVRAVMAAAGVTEVELDPVVAEGAWRWNEADLARYQGGMR
- a CDS encoding WXG100 family type VII secretion target — translated: MAAKTPSALKAFANTWVGGDIHGLSALAGTLYGYAPQIDEAVTFLDTSVTKVAHDAGWTGSAASAFQQAWGTDSMAAKALESVISSAGDVIDTLAVNLASIESALEDGADQARKAGVAIGADGKPPAAAPTVGPPTPAEAAGTGAGAGTASEAVAGEYATLWAQSMQLAEDARVDAAGQLQQIYQQIAPPGSGGSSLTTSDKVTVGDYLRGLWAVPSAYSKTVNEQVEKLSKDAAAAKTAWVKAKNARPNPNIAMPKDVKDALHNARVELASAQTDLAAAEKVESRFPLSSEVDVRASTFMTGLTSEARATAESDLLEKTVKFAGDIPVLDYVAAGAGTYLGARDDIQKGMPWYEAVPENALANLGSLAVGSAAGAFVGGAIAAAGFAGATVTGVAVGAVFGGAVCVGVGDLTSNLFHEHWDEDIHKDGVLGGIGDGIGHSAAKTVSDLGSLAGNVDHLGKKLWHGIF
- a CDS encoding M20/M25/M40 family metallo-hydrolase, producing the protein MEMTNEGGRPAELRRRTDRMVEQLGRLVSVETPSEDVAACAAGAHAVSQLGKEVLGEPGEFVEVDGRTQLRWRWPAPPGGATVALIGHFDTVWPLGTLERWPFAVDEAAGTATGPGCFDMKAGIVQLFHAVSVLDDRAGVEILLTSDEEIGSYSSRQLIEDLGRRSAAALILEGSGRGALKTGRKGTGMYRLEVAGRAAHAGLEPEKGANALTALAHLLLAVDALAGPESGSTITPTLSAAGTAGNTVPAHAYAELDVRVTSQEEAARIDAALKGLTTVVPGTSLTVTGGPHRPPLPPASSAALFERACVQAGRLGLERPRGIVVGGASDGNFTAAVGCPTLDGLGAVGDKAHAEGEYVEIAGMPERAALLAHLVDDLR
- a CDS encoding Uma2 family endonuclease, encoding MPERHVKLLEYARSLTPPSGWKIEASGNQITITVAPSVIHQRNLQIVREQFDAHRPAELMPSENTDLASPAVGKLRNPDLTYIPIAVVESGGNEVPAELAAIAVEIVSPSNPENDLVGKVRDYPLMRIPLYLLIDPREGRITLYSEPSGGVYHRQWNGKFGDTVPVPEPFSFDLATSQLIAYPN